The Cytophagia bacterium CHB2 genomic sequence CTTTGAACCACCAGGTCCAGTTGCCGTAATCATCCGCAGGATTCGGCCGGGTGTCGCCATCGAACAACAACGCGCCCAGCCACGCCACGCCGTCGCCGCGACCGCCGGGATAGCCGAGATGAGTCAAATCAATTTCCAATTCGATATAAAAGCCTTCATCCACATCTGCCGGGTTGTTGATGGTGGTATTAGGCTTCATGGTAACGCCCACTGAGGCGCCGCCGGCAGCGATCAGGTCCGTTAAATAACCGCCGGTCACGGGTTGTCCCGCCGCATCGAACCGCACGATGAATTCGCGGCCCAAGAGATCATGATTGTCCGGCTCGCGCGCTACGCGGTCATTGATCATGAAGCGGATGCCGTCCCATTGCGCGTCAGCATCAACCGCAATCACCGCCGCATCGCGCACATCGACGCCGACATAAAACTTATCGCCTTTGAAAAAGTAGCTGAAGGTCGCGTCGCCGGGATCCAAAACGGCCGCGCGTCCGCCGCCTACCTCGGGCTGGAACTGGCCGCTGGCAATCGGGCCAATGCTGGGATACGTCGCCCGCAGCGCATCATCGCCGAAACGAACATCAAAACTCGGGGCATTCGCCCATACCGTCTCATCCAGAATGCCGTCGATCTCCGGCGTGTTATAATGTTCGGCATTAGGAACAATCAGCTCGGGTTCAATTTCGGGAAGGTCGCCGGAAAAGATCGTGACATCCGGACGCGCATGAATGCGCACAGAGTTGCTCAAGAAAGCGCTGAACGGCCCCTGATACCACGTGCGGTTGCCGCTCAACTTGCCCGGAATCACCGGCCACTGCCAATCCGTGTCATAAATCGAAATATTGAAACTGACGATATCGCCCTCGGACCGCGTCACATCATAACCGCGCGGGGTCAGGTTCAGCCGGAATTCCATGGTGTAGCCAACATCCGGTAACGTGTCGGAATTGGTGATGCCATCCACTGTAGTCACAGCATCCCACATGGCGACGTTATCCGGATTCGTCCGGTCGCCAGCCGGACCAAAATAACCCGGCAATGCGCCGATGTTTCCCGTTGTCGGATCTGCCCACGATTCCGTAACCCAGCCGTAGAAATATTCAAACGGCGGCGCCGGGCGGTTGGGAGATTCCTTTCGACGAATGTTCATCAACACGCCGTCGAAGCGGTTAAACAGGCCTCCGCCCACCGAGCTGTCCTTTACCGCCAGGCCTAAATACAACTCATTGCCCACCACCAAAAACTTCAACGTCGCATCCAACGGGTCGGAAGGCTCTGCCGCGCCTTCATTGCGCCAGCCGCTGCCAGGATCGCCGGCATTCTGGCCGTAGCGAATCTGAACGCTTTCCGCGTTGTTCCACGCCGGCTCATTCAACTGGCCGTCCAGGGTGATCACGCCATCGACTACCCGGCGCGCCCAGATCGCGTCGGTGCGCGTAGTCTGGCCCAAAGCGGCAAACGCAAACGCCAGCACCAGGCCGCCGACCAACATGGTAATAAACTTTGTTCTCATAGAAGTCCCTTCGCTGGTTGAGGGTGAATAATTCGCGCTCAGGAATACCGTTTAAATAACCTGCGCATTTCTCTTCTTGCGGTTTTTAATTGGATGAACAGATTTGTAGCCCCCGCCCCTCGTGGGCGGCTGTCGAAGCCACTAAATTCTCGGTTGCGACAGTGCCCCACGAGGGGGCAAGACTACGACTCCTGCACATGCATTTGAAAAACGCTATAAACCGCTTACAACCATCAATAGATGTTAATTCTCGAATTCGCATTCATTCGCGGTTTGAGATTTGGGCAAATGATTCAAACGTCGTCCCTAAATTACTTACAGCGTTTTTCACTTGGATGTATAGGTTTGTAGTCCCCGCTCCTTGTGGGCGGCTGTCGAAACCAATAAATTCGTGGCTGCAACAGTGCCCCACAAGGTTTGTAGTCCCCGCTCCTTGTGGGCGGCTGCCAAAACCAATAAATTCGTGGCTGCAACAGTGCCCTACAAGGTTTGTAGCCCCCGCTCCTTGTGGGCGGCTGCCAAAACCAATAAATTCGTGGCTGCAACAGTGCCCCACAAGGTTTGTAGCCCCCGCTCCTTGTGGGCGGCTGCCAAAACCAATAAATTCGTGGCTGCAACAGTGCCCCACAAGGGGGCAAGACTACCATTCCTGCACACGCATTTAAAAAACGCTATAAACAACCGCTTCCGTCATGACATGCCATTCACCTCCTTGTTTTATTGATTTGCTCTTGATAGGATTGTTTCGGGCAACCGCACGATTCGCGCAACACCAAATGGGTGGGCACGAGGGCGTGCTTCCTGACATGATTGTTCTTTTCGGTGAAGGAATGAATCAACTTCTGCATCGCGGCCGCACCGAGATCATAAATCGGCACATGCACCGTGGCCAGCGCCGGCGAGAGATAACGCGCAATCGGAATATCATCAAAGCCGGCCAGCGCCATTTCGCCGGGAACGGACACGTCATGCTCGCGCAGCGCGCTCAACGCGCCCAGGGCCATGGAATCATTCGACGAAAAAATCGCCGTGGGGCGCGGGTTCAGATCCAACAACCGTTTTACCGCGTCATAGCCCGAGGCTTCGGTGAAATCGCCCGTCATCTCGAATGACTCATGATACTCGGCGCGCGCTTCCTGCAAGGCCTGGCGATAGCCCTGCAAGCGGCCTTCGGCATCCAAATTTTTTTCCGTGCCTTTGATGATGGCAATATAGCGATGCCCGTGACTGAGCAGGTGGCGCACCATTTCCTGCGCGCCCGCAACGTTGTCGATGTTCATGGCATCGAAGGAGTCGTCGCCCACATGGCAATTGAGCAGGATCAGCGGCAGGCTTTTGGGCAGATTGGTTTGCAGGGTGTGGGCGTCGATTTGGGGGGACATGATGATCAGGCCATCGACCCGGCCGCGCATGACTTGCAGGACTTCTGCCAATTCCTGGCGGGTGGTGTGCGAGCTGGAAACCAGCAAATGGAAGCGATGTTGTTGCGCGATTTGATCCGCGCCGCGAATGACTTCGGAGAAAAACTCGCCGTGCAGATCGGGAAGGATAAGGCCGATGGCATCGGTTCTTTTGGTGCTGAGGCTGCGGCCCACGGCATTGGGGGTGTAGTGCAGGGCCTGCGCGACTTCTTTTACGCGGCGCCGTGTTTCTTCGTCCACCGGCCCGACATTATTGAAGACGCGCGAAACGGTAGCGGTCGAGACGCCCGCTTTTTTGGCAACTTCTTTGATCGTCACGCCCATCGCGCCGAGGGCTCCATTTGTGTGTTGGATTACTGACGATACTTCTTGTTCACCAAAATGTAACCGTTTACATTAATAGCCAATAAAAAAGCGAAAGGATTCGCTTTCAATGTAAACGGTTACATAATAGCACGAAAAATTAAAATGTCAAGGGAAATTTGACATCTTAGAGATTTTAGATGATTGAATTTCGGGTAATGGTTTTTTCGAATTCTACCGCTGAACTACTCGCTAATTGCAATCTTTTCAAAAAAATTACGCGATCACTGTTAAAGCTGGGCGATATTTTGAGAGAGCTGTTGATGAGCCATCCAGGGCTTTTCTTCAGAAAAAACGACCGCATACAATTTGATGATTTACGGTTTCTGAACCGCCGTGGTTGATAATACGCTTCGAAAAACGCCACCACCATGAAGGACAACACGACCATCCGTCCCTGCAAAGATGTAGCCGCTAGAATTAATCACAAGTGATCGGACATCAAGTATCAACAAGCCGGTATTGATCTGTTTCCAGTTCTCACCGTTATCTATGGAGTAGCTGATACCATCTTGCGTCCCTACAAAAATGTGTCCAGTGGCGTTGATGGCAAAGGTACTGATAATACGATTTGTTAGGCTATTATTCACCTGTTTCCAAATTTCACCGTTATCTACGGAGCGGAAAATGCCGTGCCCTGTCCCAGCAAAAATGTGCCCGCTGGCGTTGATGGCAAGGGTTTGGATATCAAGATTTGTCAAACCAGTATTTACCTCCACCCAACTCACCCCGTTGTCCGTAGAGCGAAAAACGCCACCACCCGTTCCCACAAATATATGGCCTCTGGCGTTAATGGCGAGTGATCCGGCACAAGCGTCTAAAGGATGCCAACTCTCACCGTTATCAGTAGAACGAAAGAGGATACATTTAGTACTCGAACGATCGTAAGTCCCTGCAAGGATGTAATCACTAGAGTTGATGGCAAGAGACTGGACATTACGCATGTACAGCCCAGTATTAATCTGCTTCCAACTCGCTCCAATATCCGTAGAGCGAAAGACACCATCACCTCCTGTACCGGCAAAAATATGGCCATTTGAGTTGATGGTGATAGACCGAATTGGAAGTTTTTTCGAATTAGCATTTGTTAGCTTCCAACTCTCACCATTATCCTCGGAGCGAAAGATGCCACCACCCTCCGTTCCTGCAAAGACATACCCCCTGGCGTCGATAGCAAGAGTAGTAATATTTTCAAAACCACCAATAAGTACGTTATCCCAGATTTCGCGGCCAATCATGGAGCGTAAAACACCATCGCCAGCTGTCCCCGCAAAGAGATAACCACTAGAATTGATGGCAAGAGAAAGGATGGATTTATTCATCGACACTGTACTAATCTGCTTCCAGTTCAGGCCGCTATCTGTGGAATGGAAGATACCACCATTCTGTGTTCCAGCGAAAATTCGTCCATGAGAATCATTGGCGAGCCTGCTAATGTTCAACACCGTATTGATTTGTTTCCAACTCTCACCGTTATCTGTGGAATGGAAGATACCACCATCCGTACCCGCAAAAATATGACCAGTAAAGTTAATAGAGAGAGTCT encodes the following:
- a CDS encoding LacI family transcriptional regulator, with translation MGVTIKEVAKKAGVSTATVSRVFNNVGPVDEETRRRVKEVAQALHYTPNAVGRSLSTKRTDAIGLILPDLHGEFFSEVIRGADQIAQQHRFHLLVSSSHTTRQELAEVLQVMRGRVDGLIIMSPQIDAHTLQTNLPKSLPLILLNCHVGDDSFDAMNIDNVAGAQEMVRHLLSHGHRYIAIIKGTEKNLDAEGRLQGYRQALQEARAEYHESFEMTGDFTEASGYDAVKRLLDLNPRPTAIFSSNDSMALGALSALREHDVSVPGEMALAGFDDIPIARYLSPALATVHVPIYDLGAAAMQKLIHSFTEKNNHVRKHALVPTHLVLRESCGCPKQSYQEQINKTRR